The following proteins come from a genomic window of Azoarcus sp. PA01:
- a CDS encoding plastocyanin/azurin family copper-binding protein, with amino-acid sequence MFQATLAGGLFVLGFSAPLQATEMVVEISNYTFTPAEARIKPGDTVTWVNREKRTSHSVQFDATGEESERFFPDEKWSRVFPQAGRFEYHCGPHPEMKGVVIVGD; translated from the coding sequence ATGTTTCAGGCCACCCTCGCGGGTGGCCTCTTTGTACTGGGCTTTTCGGCGCCACTGCAGGCAACTGAAATGGTAGTCGAAATTTCGAACTACACCTTCACGCCGGCCGAGGCACGAATCAAGCCGGGCGACACGGTCACGTGGGTGAACCGCGAGAAGCGGACCAGCCATTCGGTGCAGTTCGACGCGACGGGCGAAGAGTCCGAACGGTTTTTCCCTGACGAGAAATGGTCGCGCGTCTTTCCGCAGGCCGGACGTTTCGAATATCACTGCGGTCCCCATCCCGAAATGAAGGGCGTCGTCATCGTCGGGGATTGA
- a CDS encoding ethylbenzene dehydrogenase-related protein yields MRKTLIASAVTTLLTLGAGSALAAAPADWSKIPAKDITLFYPGVSPVEWITKGTEHGGARALKKGERCADCHDEEARDMGTKIVSGQKIEPSPIAGKAPAIPVKVQASHDGENLYLRFTWEQPKASGAPKLDDKNPVKVAFMLESGGKVELADQAGCWATCHVDSRTMPGAADTKTKYVKGGSLAEGKFYDLIQWRSGEKKGFDGYVADKRVMEGGKGLVNAEGKLDGNNWSVVFTRKLTGGGEGDVNLESGKVYNFGFAIHDDNAAGRFHHVSLGHQLGIDAKADITAAKQ; encoded by the coding sequence ATGAGAAAGACGTTGATCGCGAGCGCGGTGACCACTCTCCTGACGCTGGGCGCAGGTAGCGCACTTGCTGCGGCGCCGGCGGACTGGAGCAAGATTCCCGCAAAGGACATCACGCTGTTCTATCCCGGGGTGTCGCCCGTCGAATGGATCACGAAAGGGACCGAGCACGGCGGTGCACGCGCACTCAAGAAGGGCGAGCGCTGCGCCGACTGCCACGATGAAGAAGCCCGTGACATGGGTACGAAGATCGTCAGCGGGCAGAAGATCGAGCCGAGTCCGATCGCCGGCAAGGCTCCGGCCATCCCCGTGAAGGTGCAGGCGTCGCACGACGGCGAGAACCTTTACCTGCGTTTCACGTGGGAGCAGCCGAAAGCATCGGGCGCACCGAAGCTGGACGACAAGAATCCGGTGAAGGTCGCCTTCATGCTCGAATCCGGCGGCAAGGTCGAACTCGCGGACCAAGCGGGCTGCTGGGCAACCTGTCACGTCGATTCGCGCACGATGCCCGGCGCCGCCGATACCAAGACGAAGTACGTCAAGGGTGGTTCGCTCGCCGAAGGCAAGTTCTACGACCTGATCCAGTGGCGCAGCGGCGAAAAGAAGGGCTTTGACGGGTACGTCGCCGACAAGCGGGTAATGGAAGGCGGCAAAGGGCTGGTGAACGCCGAAGGCAAGCTCGACGGCAACAACTGGTCGGTCGTGTTTACGCGCAAACTGACGGGCGGGGGCGAGGGGGACGTAAACCTCGAATCCGGCAAGGTCTACAATTTCGGCTTCGCCATTCACGACGACAACGCGGCCGGCCGCTTCCACCACGTATCGCTCGGCCACCAGCTTGGCATCGATGCGAAGGCGGACATCACCGCAGCCAAGCAGTAA